One Cervus canadensis isolate Bull #8, Minnesota chromosome 1, ASM1932006v1, whole genome shotgun sequence genomic window carries:
- the LOC122454746 gene encoding 60S ribosomal protein L23a-like: MKMAPKAKKEAPAPPKAEAKAKALKAKKAVLKGVHSHKTKKIRTSPTFRRPKTLRLRRQPKYPRKSAPRRNKLDHYAIIKFPLTTESAMKKIEDNNTLVFIVDVRANKHQIKQAVKKRYDINVAKVNTLIRPDGEKKAYVRLAPDYDALDVANKIGII; this comes from the coding sequence ATGAAGATGGCGCCGAAGGCGAAGAAGGAAGCTCCTGCCCCTCCTAAAGCTGAAGCCAAAGCAAAGGCTTTGAAGGCCAAGAAAGCAGTGTTGAAAGGTGTCCACAGCCACAAGACAAAGAAGATCCGGACGTCACCCACCTTCCGGCGGCCCAAAACACTGCGGCTCAGGAGGCAGCCCAAATATCCTCGGAAGAGCGCCCCCAGGAGAAACAAACTTGACCACTATGCCATCATCAAATTCCCCCTCACCACTGAGTCAGccatgaagaaaatagaagacaacAACACACTGGTATTCATTGTGGATGTCAGGGCCAACAAGCACCAAATTAAACAGGCTGTGAAGAAGCGCTATGACATTAACGTGGCTAAGGTCAATACTCTGATCAGGCCtgatggagagaagaaggcaTATGTTCGACTGGCTCCTGACTATGATGCTTTGGATGTTGCCAACAAAATTGGGATCATCTAA